The Bacillus zhangzhouensis region TTCCGTTTGATCCGGCGTTTCCACCACAACCTCTTCTTCCTCAACCTTTTTCCGTTTTAACTTATTCAAATAACGAATAAAGATAAAAATGGAGAACGAGATAATTAAGAAATCAACCACGGTTTGAATAAAGTTCCCATATAAAATTTGAGCAGCTCCGATTTTAATGGATAAACCGCTAAAGTCATGCCCTCCAATAATAATACCGACAAGCGGCATGATCAAATCATTTACAAGAGAAGTGACAATTTTGCCAAATGCTCCCCCAATGATGACACCTACAGCCAAGTCAAAGACATTCCCTTTGACGGCAAACGCTCTAAATTCTTTCAGCATCCTTTATCACCTTCATCTTTTTTGTCTAATATGACGTTTTTTTGTCAAAATTGCAAGTCCTTTTCCGTTCTAACTGAACGTTTCCAAATAAAAAAGCGATTCATGCTTGATGAATCGCCAGGAAAATCATGATACTTTAGGGCCGATAGAAAATGTCAGTTCTGCTTCACATGCAACTTCGCCATCTACTGTCGCTACTGCTTTTCCTTTTGCAACCGGCCCGCGGAGACGCGTCACTTCAACTTCTAAACGAAGCTGGTCACCAGGCTTGACCTGCCTTTTGAAGCGGCAGCCGTCAATTCCTGCAAACAAACCAATTTTCCCTTTGTTTTCTTCCTTGCCTAACATAATCACACCAAAAACCTGTGCGAGTGCTTCTACAATAAGCACCCCTGGCATGACTGGGTATCCTGGGAAATGGCCATTAAAAAACTCTTCATTCACTGTGACATTTTTAATCCCAACCGCTCTTTTCTCTCCCTCAACCTCTAAAATACGGTCGACCAATAAGAATGGATAACGGTGTGGAATAATGTCTTGAATTTGCTGAGCATCAAGCATATCTTGATCTCTCCTTCTTTTCTATATCGCTGATCTTCAATTGATTCCTATAGAAGTATATTATGAATGCTGGCATTTTTCAATATTCGTCTTACTTATATGGTAAAAAATAGAATCTATCATTACCAATTGTCATCAAATATAATCCACACTACACTCATTGTTTTTTCACAAATATGGTAATATATATTACATCATTAAGTTGAATAAGAGGGTAAAAATGAATTTTATGAGCGATAAATCCATAAAAAAACTTCTCCATTCCTGGTATACAATGCTGAAGCATCGACACTTTTCGAGGGCTGAAGAAATCAAAAAAACACTGCTAAAATATAAGCGCAAATTATCAAAAAAACAGGAACTCTATTTCCATTATCAGCTGATGCTTTTTCGTCATCAGCTCTGGATGAATCAGACAGAGGACTTAGAAAAACTCAAACATGAACTGCTGCCCCACAAAGATGAAATGAACGAAGAACTGCAATATTATTTTTACTTCTTTCTCGGACTATATGAATCGTTAAAAAGTGATCAAAATGATGCGATTCATTATCTCGAAAAAGCAGAGGAACGACTGCCATTACTTGACGATGAGCTGGAGGAAGCAGAGTTCCATTTCCGTACAAGCGGTGTTTATTATAATAACCGTTACTCGTTGTTATCAATTCGTCATATTCAAAAAGCCATGGATATCTTTGCAAAGCACGGAGATATCCACAGCATCTATCGGTGTAAAATTGTGCTCGCTCTTAACTACAGCGACCAAAAAAAATATGAGGAAGCAGAAGCTATTTTCATTGAGATTATTGATTACGTGAAAAAGATTGATGATCAAGAGCTGCTTGGTATCGTTTATTATGACGCCGGCTTTATTCAGTCAAGACAAAACCGTCATAAGGAAGCACTGGAATATTTCAAAAAAGCGCTTCGTCTCCCAGCATACCGAAAGTCAGCACACTCCTATGTATCGTGCCTATACGAAACTGTGCGTTCCTGTTTTAAAGAAAATTTAACAGATGAAGGGATGAAATATATTCAAAAAGGGCTAAAAGAAGCCGTTGCTTCCCAGTTTGATATATTAAGAATGAAGTTTCAAATCTTATCTCTTCTCTACAGCCAAACGCCAAAGGCAGATGAGCAGATCGCTAGGCTCGTCACATGTCTTGAACGAAAAGAAGCCTGGATTGATCTTGAGGATCTGCTTGCTGATGTCTCAGATTTTTATAAAAAAAAGGGCGACTTTGAGCGAGCCGCCTTTTTTATCATGAGAGGCTGATATCAGCCTCATTATCGAATTGTATTAATTAATCCCAGCATTTGATCGCCCATCGTAATCGTTCTTGAGTTCATCTGATAGGAACGCTGTGTTGTCATAAGGTCTGTTAATTCTTTCGACATGTCCACATTTGACGTTTCCAGTGCACCTTGCTGAAGCTGAACCGCCTCTCGGTTTGCTCCATTTAGTGCTGTTAATGCGCCTTGATAGGTTCCGTCAACTGAGAACAAATTATCTCCTTCAGAGACAAGTGCTGAAGAATTGTTGACTTGTACAACGCCTAGATTCACTTGCTGATTGGGTTGATTATCTCTTGAAATCGCCGTAAGCCGTCCATTTTTATCGATTGAAATATCACGGAAATTCGCATTTAAGACGATTGCATTTCCGTTTTCATCAAGAATCGGATAGCCTTCGCTCGTGACAAGCTGCACCTGGTTACGGTTATTGCCAGGCTGTAAATAAAGTGAACCATCTCTTGTATAACGGATATTACCGCCTGCGTTGACTTGCAGATACTGCGACGGCGCTCCGAATGCAACATCAAGATCACGTCCAGTTTCTTTAATCGAGCCTTGCAGCGAGTTAATGGACGCATTGACCATTGTCCCCGTTCCAAGCCTTAACCCGGCAGGTGTCAGACGGCTGTTTGCCACCTGCTCATTTTTTTCATCTACCTGATTAAACTGCTGTCTGATCAGCTCTGAGAAACGGGTGTTTTTCGCGCGGTACCCTGTTGTTTCACTGTTTGCGATGTTGTTGCTGATGATGTCAAGCTGCTTTTGTACTTCATTCATCGATACAGCTGCGTTTATCATCGTTCTAAGCATAAGTATCCTCCTTTCTTCTTCATTTCTTGATTAGTACACTCTGCCTATTTCATTCACTGCTTTTTCTAAGCTTTTATCATACGCCTGAACCACTTTTTGGTTTGTTTCAAATGCTCGGTAGGCCGTTGTCATATCTGTATATGATTTCGTCACATCCACGTTCGACAGCTCCGATACGCCTTGGCTTAACGTATAGGATATTTGACCGTTATTGACTGCACTTGGCAGGGGCTGATTATCAGCTGTACGGTATAAATCATTTCCTTCACGCGCTAGGTTTCTTGTATCCATCGCAACACGTACATCGATTTGACCAAGATTTTGACCATTTTCAGTCACAGTACCATCTGCATTCACTTTGAAATTCTCACTCTGAACCGTAATTGGCTGGCCCGTCACGGAAAGAAGAGCGCGGCCACCAATGGTCAGCTGATTTTGTGCGTTCAATGTAATGGAGCTGCTTTTCGTATAACGAACTCCTTCTGGTGTGTTGACCGCATAAAATAGCGCTGATTTCTGATTGGTCTCCGGATGGATCGGCACATTATTTTCAACTAGTGCTACGTCTGTTGTTTGATCTGTTGTTTTTAAAGTTCCTTGTGTAAATTGAGGGATTAATTCCTGCATATATGTCCCAGTATTGATTCCACCGATCGGCGATTGCAGTGGAACACTAAAGCCTTTGCCTGAGGATGTTTGGAAACGTCCTGATTCCATTCGGCTCAGCAGCATTTCTGGAAATGCACGCATTGCCCCTTCATCCGCTTTATAACCTGGGGTATTCGCATTTGCGATATTATTTGAAAGCATTTCTGTCCGTCGCTCTTGAGCGATCATAGCAGATGTTGCGGTGTATAGTCCTTTTAACACGTGCTCACCTCATTCAAATTCTTTCACATGACCTAAACACAAACTTCTATGAAATATATCGGCTAATTAGCAGGGTTCTTTAATAAAAATCCCCCATTCTTTCTAAAAAGAATGAGGGAAATCATTAGCTGAGTTTACGCTTTGGCAGCTTGTCCATATTATCAAGCATCACGCCAGTACCAACTGCTACACAGTCCATTGGATTTTCAGCAACGAAAACTGGTACTTTCAGCTCTTCTGCAAGCAATTGATCCAGCCCGTTTAGAAGAGCTCCGCCACCTGTAATGATGACACCGCGATCGATAATATCAGCTGATAATTCAGGCGGTGTTCTCTCAAGAACTTGCTTGGCAGCCTGAACAATCGCAGATACAGATTCACGCAATGCTTCTTCTACTTCTTTGCTTGTGACGGTAATCGTTCTTGGTAATCCTGTCACCATGTCTCGTCCACGAATCGAAATCTCTTCGTGACGTGCGTCTGGGAATACCGTTGCAACTTGCATCTTAATATCCTCAGCCGTGCGCTCACCGATCAACAGCTTGTACTCTTTTTTAATGTAGTTAAGAATTTCTAGATCAAATTTGTCTCCAGCCATTTTAATAGAAGAGGCGGTTACAATGTCACCCATTGAGATGACAGCGATATCTGTCGTTCCGCCTCCAATATCTACGACCATGTTTCCACTTGGCTGAAAAATATCCATACCAGCACCAATGGCTGCTACTTTTGGCTCTTCTTCAAGAAATACATGCTTACCACCGCTTTTTTCAGCAGCTTCTTTGATCGCTTTCTGCTCAACAGATGTAATGTTTGTCGGGCAGCAGATGAGCATACGCGGCTTAGAGAACAGCCCTTTCACATTTAATTTGTTAATAAAATGCTTGAGCATCGCTTCAGTTACTTCAAAATCAGCGATTACGCCATCTTTTAATGGACGAATCGCAACAATATTCCCAGGCGTACGTCCAACCATACGTCTAGCCTCTTCTCCAACAGCCAAAACCTTCCCGCTGTTTTTGTCAAGAGCTACAACAGATGGTTCATTTAACACAATTCCTTTTCCTTTGACATGAATCAGTACATTGGCAGTACCAAGATCAATTCCAATATCCCTAGCAAACATCTATATATATCCTCCTTGAAAATCTGTTTCCATAGCAAATACCACATTCTGCCCTAATTATATATTCTATCATAATTTGCAGAAAAAAAGATATTTCTTTACAAAAGTCTTTACAAAATTGTGGTTAGAAACTACTGATATGAGGAAGATATATATCATGTTTATGAACAAAGAACTAAGCTTACTGTTTCACAGGCTCGCCTTCTAAAATTTCTTCTTTTTTATACTTTAACTTGGTGGCTTCTCCCCCTCGCAAGTGGCGGATTGATTTATGATAATCCAGTATCTCCTTCACTTCATTAGCCAGATCTGGATTAATTTCTGGCAGTCTTTCTGTTAGATCCTTGTGTACAGTACTTTTAGAGACTCCAAATTCTTTCGCAATAACACGAACGGTTTTCTTTGTCTCTACGATATACTTTCCTATCTTGATTGTTCGCTCTTTGATGTAATCGTGCACACCACTCGACCTCCCTAAAATGGATGTGAGAAGTGTGAAATGAGATCCGTATGAAGATTATCCATTTTCAGCGGCGCTTGTTCGTTGTAATTTCTCATTCATTAGGTAGTGAATGCCAAACACGATCCCTCACCTCAAACACTCTCTTTGTCAGGTTTGTAACAGTGTATTAGCATTGAATAGGGAATATGCTAAAAATGAAGATGGGACAAGGCATTTATCAGAAAAGGCACAACAAAGAATCATTTCGGGCGGCGAAAATTTTCACTTTACAAGAAAGGGTCCAGTACGTAAAATAGAAAAGGTGAATTTATTTACCTAGCTAAATATTTAAAAAAGGTGAGCATATGGATACGTTAAATAGAGAGTGTTTACATCAAATACACCAAGGCGCACGGCTGCTGTCTAAAAAGGCGAACGAAGCACTTGCTGCTTATGACTTGTACATGTCCCAGTGGACTGTGCTTTTTTGTTTGGATACATTCGGCCCGAAAACCCAAAAAGACATCTGGACATATTTGAACGTCGAAGCACCGACGATCACCCGAACCGTCACCCGTTTAGAAGCAAACGGCTGGGTGAAACGTGTACAAGGAAAAGACAAACGTGAGAATCTGATTGTGATGACAGATGATACGAAAGCCCGATTTGAAGAAATCAAACGCACGATGGAACAATTTGAAGAAGAATGTCTTTCAAATTTTACCTACGAAGAAAAACAACTCCTCCATACACTTTTACACAAATTATCAACTGAATAGGAAGTGACATACATCATGAACGAACGCATTTGGACAAAAGACTTTATCATGATTGTCCTGGTGAATTTATTTACGTTCACCTCTTTTTATGCCCTTTTGACATTGCTGCCCATTTACACAATGGATGAACTAAATGGAACAGAATCACAGGGCGGTCTCCTTGTGACGGTCTTCTTATTGTCTGCTATTGCGACCAGACCGTTTTCTGGAGCTATTATTGAGAAATTCGGCAAAAAACGGATGGCGATTTTCTCTTCAACGGCCTTTGCCTTCCTCACTTATTTATACATTCCGATTGATCAATTCCAAACGCTTCTTATGCTGCGTTTCGTACAAGGAATCTTTTTTAGTATTTTGACGACAGTAGCCAGTGCCATTGCGGCTGATATGATCCCGAAACATAAACGCGGGGAAGGACTCGGATACTTTGTGATGTCCATGAACCTCGCTGTTGTCATCGGTCCGTTTATCGCACTGAATCAAGTAGGAAACATAGGATTTCATTCCTTATATCTTCTCTTTTCCATTATCGTGACGATCGGAGCCGCTTTTACGATGCTGATAAGACAGCCAGAGCCTGAAAACGGTGGAAGTATCGTCTTCCGATTCACTTTTTCTCACCTGTTTGAAAAAGGTGCATTAAAAACAGCGGCCGTCGGCATCATTATTTCCTTCTGTTATTCGCCGATTATTTCA contains the following coding sequences:
- the mscL gene encoding large conductance mechanosensitive channel protein MscL, with product MLKEFRAFAVKGNVFDLAVGVIIGGAFGKIVTSLVNDLIMPLVGIIIGGHDFSGLSIKIGAAQILYGNFIQTVVDFLIISFSIFIFIRYLNKLKRKKVEEEEVVVETPDQTEVLLTEIRDLLKNQSQSKDMQ
- the fabZ gene encoding 3-hydroxyacyl-ACP dehydratase FabZ, whose translation is MLDAQQIQDIIPHRYPFLLVDRILEVEGEKRAVGIKNVTVNEEFFNGHFPGYPVMPGVLIVEALAQVFGVIMLGKEENKGKIGLFAGIDGCRFKRQVKPGDQLRLEVEVTRLRGPVAKGKAVATVDGEVACEAELTFSIGPKVS
- a CDS encoding tetratricopeptide repeat protein; this translates as MNFMSDKSIKKLLHSWYTMLKHRHFSRAEEIKKTLLKYKRKLSKKQELYFHYQLMLFRHQLWMNQTEDLEKLKHELLPHKDEMNEELQYYFYFFLGLYESLKSDQNDAIHYLEKAEERLPLLDDELEEAEFHFRTSGVYYNNRYSLLSIRHIQKAMDIFAKHGDIHSIYRCKIVLALNYSDQKKYEEAEAIFIEIIDYVKKIDDQELLGIVYYDAGFIQSRQNRHKEALEYFKKALRLPAYRKSAHSYVSCLYETVRSCFKENLTDEGMKYIQKGLKEAVASQFDILRMKFQILSLLYSQTPKADEQIARLVTCLERKEAWIDLEDLLADVSDFYKKKGDFERAAFFIMRG
- a CDS encoding flagellar hook-basal body protein — its product is MLRTMINAAVSMNEVQKQLDIISNNIANSETTGYRAKNTRFSELIRQQFNQVDEKNEQVANSRLTPAGLRLGTGTMVNASINSLQGSIKETGRDLDVAFGAPSQYLQVNAGGNIRYTRDGSLYLQPGNNRNQVQLVTSEGYPILDENGNAIVLNANFRDISIDKNGRLTAISRDNQPNQQVNLGVVQVNNSSALVSEGDNLFSVDGTYQGALTALNGANREAVQLQQGALETSNVDMSKELTDLMTTQRSYQMNSRTITMGDQMLGLINTIR
- a CDS encoding flagellar hook-basal body protein → MLKGLYTATSAMIAQERRTEMLSNNIANANTPGYKADEGAMRAFPEMLLSRMESGRFQTSSGKGFSVPLQSPIGGINTGTYMQELIPQFTQGTLKTTDQTTDVALVENNVPIHPETNQKSALFYAVNTPEGVRYTKSSSITLNAQNQLTIGGRALLSVTGQPITVQSENFKVNADGTVTENGQNLGQIDVRVAMDTRNLAREGNDLYRTADNQPLPSAVNNGQISYTLSQGVSELSNVDVTKSYTDMTTAYRAFETNQKVVQAYDKSLEKAVNEIGRVY
- the mbl gene encoding cell shape-determining protein Mbl, with the translated sequence MFARDIGIDLGTANVLIHVKGKGIVLNEPSVVALDKNSGKVLAVGEEARRMVGRTPGNIVAIRPLKDGVIADFEVTEAMLKHFINKLNVKGLFSKPRMLICCPTNITSVEQKAIKEAAEKSGGKHVFLEEEPKVAAIGAGMDIFQPSGNMVVDIGGGTTDIAVISMGDIVTASSIKMAGDKFDLEILNYIKKEYKLLIGERTAEDIKMQVATVFPDARHEEISIRGRDMVTGLPRTITVTSKEVEEALRESVSAIVQAAKQVLERTPPELSADIIDRGVIITGGGALLNGLDQLLAEELKVPVFVAENPMDCVAVGTGVMLDNMDKLPKRKLS
- the spoIIID gene encoding sporulation transcriptional regulator SpoIIID, with translation MHDYIKERTIKIGKYIVETKKTVRVIAKEFGVSKSTVHKDLTERLPEINPDLANEVKEILDYHKSIRHLRGGEATKLKYKKEEILEGEPVKQ
- a CDS encoding MarR family transcriptional regulator, producing the protein MDTLNRECLHQIHQGARLLSKKANEALAAYDLYMSQWTVLFCLDTFGPKTQKDIWTYLNVEAPTITRTVTRLEANGWVKRVQGKDKRENLIVMTDDTKARFEEIKRTMEQFEEECLSNFTYEEKQLLHTLLHKLSTE
- a CDS encoding MFS transporter — its product is MNERIWTKDFIMIVLVNLFTFTSFYALLTLLPIYTMDELNGTESQGGLLVTVFLLSAIATRPFSGAIIEKFGKKRMAIFSSTAFAFLTYLYIPIDQFQTLLMLRFVQGIFFSILTTVASAIAADMIPKHKRGEGLGYFVMSMNLAVVIGPFIALNQVGNIGFHSLYLLFSIIVTIGAAFTMLIRQPEPENGGSIVFRFTFSHLFEKGALKTAAVGIIISFCYSPIISFISVYANSLHLMGASSYFFIVFAAAMLGSRPFTGRLFDRVGAHIVIYPSIALFAIGLWMLTATHSATMLLLSGAVIGLGYGSLVPCLQTLAIQHSPAHRTGYATATFFTLYDTGIAAGSFVFGLLVSFTDFSNVYLIAGIVVLLSMGVFYWSERKPQKAKAQKVSLSE